From a region of the Halococcus salifodinae DSM 8989 genome:
- a CDS encoding DUF790 family protein, translating to MLTADLARSRAADGEVTPLFIDPDDARYQETASELIELFETHVGEPKADLDTAIDQLTVADTDYKIIQGLAKLLRDECDFETVAAAEPREIRQRLFARANDSYPVVRQPTLGEDTRKLDVYTAVADDLGISLAECHQGMYADLDANNRLVRFGDQIAESVELDIDGTTSTTQLTGQSEEAYTGTALTVEWLLHRYNLALAQAVLYDATELRIRVWDEFATTFSYVKLFGLMHRIYPIDEHGERVSSTDLADGYEAILDGPASLFRQSRKYGIRMANFLPALPHCERWDLTAEILVDESTNETRELTLDQTTGLQTHYSGGSRYDSDLERTLATKWERANTEWELVREDDVIDLGAEVLLPDFALEHPDGRRAILEVVGFWTPEYLEEKLAKIRQADVNNLLLAVSEELDCTSEDIDLEADRVLWFKTGIHVYDVVDLAEEYAAQ from the coding sequence ATGCTGACGGCCGATCTCGCGCGCTCGCGGGCAGCCGATGGCGAGGTGACGCCGCTGTTCATCGATCCCGATGATGCACGCTATCAGGAGACGGCGAGCGAGTTGATCGAACTGTTCGAGACGCATGTCGGTGAGCCGAAGGCCGACCTCGATACGGCGATCGACCAGCTGACGGTGGCGGATACCGACTACAAGATCATCCAGGGGCTGGCGAAACTCCTGCGCGATGAGTGTGACTTCGAGACGGTGGCGGCAGCCGAACCGCGTGAGATCCGCCAGCGGCTCTTCGCGCGGGCGAACGACTCGTATCCGGTGGTCCGACAGCCCACGCTCGGTGAGGATACCCGGAAGCTCGACGTCTACACGGCTGTCGCCGACGATCTGGGGATCTCACTCGCGGAGTGCCATCAGGGGATGTATGCGGATCTCGATGCGAATAATCGGCTCGTGCGCTTCGGCGATCAGATCGCTGAATCGGTCGAACTGGATATTGATGGGACGACCAGCACGACTCAGTTGACCGGCCAGAGCGAGGAGGCGTACACGGGCACGGCACTCACCGTCGAGTGGCTGCTGCATCGGTACAACCTCGCGCTCGCGCAGGCGGTGCTGTACGACGCGACCGAGTTGCGCATTCGGGTGTGGGACGAGTTTGCGACGACATTTAGCTACGTGAAGCTGTTCGGGCTGATGCACCGGATCTATCCGATCGACGAGCACGGCGAACGGGTGTCAAGCACGGACCTCGCCGACGGATACGAGGCGATCTTGGACGGTCCGGCCTCGTTGTTCCGGCAGTCGCGCAAGTACGGCATCCGGATGGCGAACTTCCTGCCCGCATTGCCCCACTGCGAGCGGTGGGACCTCACGGCGGAGATCCTCGTCGACGAGTCAACCAACGAAACACGGGAGTTGACGCTCGATCAGACGACGGGACTCCAGACACACTACAGTGGTGGCAGTCGGTACGACAGCGACCTCGAACGAACGCTCGCCACCAAGTGGGAGCGGGCGAATACGGAGTGGGAGTTGGTCCGCGAGGACGATGTGATCGATCTGGGAGCGGAGGTACTGCTACCCGACTTCGCGCTCGAACATCCTGACGGCCGCCGGGCAATCCTCGAGGTAGTGGGCTTTTGGACACCCGAGTACCTCGAAGAGAAGCTCGCGAAGATTCGGCAAGCGGACGTGAATAATCTACTCTTAGCGGTGTCCGAGGAATTAGACTGTACGAGCGAAGACATCGATCTCGAAGCCGACCGAGTGCTTTGGTTCAAAACCGGCATCCATGTCTACGATGTGGTCGACCTCGCAGAGGAGTATGCAGCTCAGTAG